DNA from Desulfovibrio sp. X2:
GGCTCGGCCTCGAGCAGCCACGGGGTGTGACGGGTCATGACGCCGGTCTGCCAGTGCTCGGTGACGCGATACGTGGTGCCCACGAAGGGATAGCGCGGATCGCACACGGCCTTCTTCTCCGATCCGAACTGCAGGGCCGTGGGGCTGTGCAGCTGCGAGGAGAAAGGCTGCGAGGAGACCGGGCACTCGAGCGGCTCGTAGTACTCGGGGAACGGTCCGTCCGCGGCGCCGGGGCCGAAGAGCTGACCGAAGCCGTTGGGACGCATGATGAACGGGTGCTTGGTGCCGGGCGCCCAGCCGCCGTCGGGCACGTCGCCCACCCACTTGGTGCCGTTCCACTCGATGACCGGCTTCTCGGGCGCGAAGGGGCGGCCCTTCGGATCGACCGAGGCGCGGTTGTAGATGATGCGGCGGTTGACCGGCCAGGCCCAGGACCAGCCGGGGTAGAGGCCGATCTTGGCCTGCATCGGGGTCTGCTCGCGGGAGCGGCGGGCCGCCATGTTGCCGGCCTCGGTGTAGGAGGCGGCGTAGATCCAGTTGCCCGAGCTCGTGGAGCCGTCGGCCTGCAGGAGCGCGAAGGACGGCACCAGGGTCCCGGCCTTGTAGGTCTTGTCGCCCACGGTCACGTCCTTCAGGAAGTAGCCGTTGATGGCCTTGGCCACCAGATGGGCGTCGAACTCGCCGTCCTTGCCGGCGTAGTTCCAGGTCAGGTTCAGGATCGGATCGGGGAAGGCCCCGCCGTCCTTGGCGTACATCTCGCGGACCTTGTCCATGAGCCGCAGGATGATCTCGCCGTCGGGCAGGGTCTCGCCCATGGGCTTGGGCCCGCGGTAGCGCCACTGCATCCAGCGGCCGGAGTTGGTGATGGAACCTTCCTTCTCGATGGAGGCCGCGCAGGGCAGGAAGAAGACCTCGGTCTTGATCTTCGAGGGATCCATGTCCGGCCCCTTCCAGAACGAACCGGTCTCGTTCTCGAAGAGGTTCACGTTGACCATCCAGTCGAGCTGGGTCAGGGCCTTGCGGGTCTTGTTGGAGTTGGCGCCGCTGCAGGCCGGGTTCTGGCCCCAGGCGAAGAAGCCCTTGAACTGCCCCTTGAGCATCTTGTCGAACATGACAAGCCAGGAATATTCCTTGGAGGACAGGGTCTCGAGCTTGGGCAGGTAGTCGTAGGCGGTGTCCAGGTCCGCGCCCTGCCACATCGACTTGAGCAGGCTGGCGATGTACTTGGGCGTGTTGCCCCACCAGTTGGCGCTCTCGGGGTCGTGGGTCACGGGCGTGTTGGCCTTGTCGTAGTCGGCCAGGGTCGCCTGGGAGGCCAGCGGGGTCTTCAGGTAGCCCGGGATGATGTGGAACAGCAGACAGTGGTCGGTGGAGCCCTGGACGTTGGACTCGCCGCGCAGGGCGTTGACGCCGCCGCCGGCCACGCCGATGTTGCCCAGCAGCAGCTGGATCATGGCCATGCAGCGGATGTTCTGCACGCCCGTGGTGTGCTGCGTCCAGCCCATGGCGTACATGATGGTGCCGGACTTGTCCGCCTTGCCCGTGGCCGCGTACGTCTCGTAGACGCTCATCAGATCCTTTTCCGGCGTGCCGGTGATCTTGGAGACTTTCGCGAGATCGTAGCGCGAGTAGTGCTTCTTCAGGAGCTGGAACACGCAGCGGGGATCCTGCAGCGTGGGGTCCCTGAGCGGCACGCCGTTGGCGTCCAGCTTGAAGGCCCAGGTCTTCTTGTCGTAGCTGGCGGTCTTGGGATCGAAGCCCGAGAAGAGGCCGTCCTTGAAGTCGTAGGCCTCACCGACGACAAAGGATGCGTTGGTGTAGTCCGCCACGTACTCCTTGAACCACAGGCCCTTGTCCAGGATGTACTTGATCATGCCGCCGAGGAAGGCGATGTCCGCGCCCGACCGCATAGGCACGTAGAGATCGCATTTGGCGGAAGTTCTGGTGTACCGGGGATCCACGTGGATCAGCGTCGCCCCGGCGTCCTTGGCCCGCATCACCCACTTGAAGGAGATGGGGTGGTTCTCGGCCGGGTTGCTGCCCATCATCAGGACAGTGTCCGAGTTCTTGATGTCGATCCAGTGGTTGGTCATCGCGCCGCGTCCGAACGACTCTGCCAGAGCCGCCACAGTAGCGCTGTGTCAGATACGTGCCTGGTGTTCTATGTACACCAGGCCGAGGGCGCGCAGGAACGTCTGGTAGGCCCAGCATTCCTCGTTGTCCAAGGCGGCGGAGCCGACGCTGGCGATGGCGTCGGTGCGGTTGACCGTCTGTCCCTTGGCGTTGGTCTTGGTGAAAGTCGCGTCGCGGGTCTCCTTGATGCGCTTGGCGATGGAGTACAGCGCGAAGTCCCAGGAGATGGGTTCCCACTTGTCCGAGTACGGCGCGCGGTACATGGGCGAGGTCACGCGCATCTGGTTCTCGGCGAACTGCCAGATGGACGAGCCCTTGGCGCACAGGGAACCTTCGTTGATGGGATGGTCGGGGTCGCCCTCGACGTTGATGGAACGGCCGGTGCCGTCCGTGGCGGTGTGCACGATCAGGCCGCAACCCACCGAGCAGTAGCAGCAGATGGAAGTTGTTTCCTTGGCCCACCGCGTCTTGAGCATCTGGGCCCGCGCGGCTGTGGGCGAGAGGTCGAATCCGAGCCCCCCGAAGGCCGCGCCGGCGGCTGCGATGCCGGTGAGCTTGAGGAAGTCGCGTCTGCAGACGTTCATCAGCATTCCTCCGTATTGAGGTTGGCGGCTAGGAGCCGCAGGCTTCCCGGCCGAGGGCGAGCTGCAGGGCGAAGCCCCACCGCGGAGCCGTGGCCGGGACAGGCCGGGAGACGGTCGAGAGGCGCACGGCCGTTCCCGTGCGGACGCGGAGCGTTCCCGCGCGCGCCCGCACCGGAGCGAGGTCGAAACCCAGCCCGGCAAAGGGACAACCGCACGCGCTGAGGCTTCCGGAGGTGCTTCCGCAGAAGGCTCCGGAGATGGTTCCGGTCATGACCACCTCTCGATTTTTTCGCCGCGGCCCCATGCCGCGGCAAACCCGATGTTCCGGTGTTATATTGATGCTCAAGGGTATGGAAAAAGGCAATGGGATCAAGCTTGTCCACATTCTGGCACCAGGGCGCAGAGCCGGTCGGCCAGGAGCGGAAAGATATCCTCGTTGCGGTGGTTGTAGCGGAACTCGAGCTCCTTCAGATAGAGCGGGAAGCGCTTGGGCGTGACGCCGTTGAAGCGGCGGAGCCGCGTGCGGGCGAAGCTCCAGAAATTGCCGGAGAGCGAGTCCACGTAGGCGCTGCGGCCGCGGATGTTGACGTAGTTGAGCGGCAGGCCGTCGTCTCCGCAGAACATGAGCGCATCGTAGTGCTGATAGCGGTCCGTGTAGACGATGTTGCCCATGCGCGTGAGCTTGAGGCTGAAGTGCAGGTTGAAGTGCAGCACGTTCTCCGCGCGCACGTGAGGCAGGAGGTCGATGAAGACCCAGCCGTTCTTCTCCAGGATGCCGAAAACCGGATAGAGGTTCACGGAGGCGCGGCTCGCATCTTCCGCGGCCCGTCCCGAGCCCTCGGCGATCCCGAGGTCCAGCCCCGAGGACGGGTGCAGGAGCTGCGGCGCGTCCAGGGCTCCGGCGAGGAGGGCCAGGCGCAGCGTGGTCACGGCCTTGTAGACGGTGTTGTAGGAGAGCCTGAGCTCGGGGACCATGCGGTTGGCTGTCAGCTCCAGCTCGAAGAGCTTGAGGAGCCGCAGCCAGTCACGGCAGGACAGGCCGCCCCGGTTCAGGAAGCGGCGCGAGAATTCGTGGAAGGTGTAACGGCAGCCGCCGCAGCGCAGCCGCTGGTCCGCCAAGCGGTAGACCCGCTCGGCGCCGCAGCGCGGACAGGCCGGGTCCTTGCCCCCGTTGCAGCGCTTGACGAGATAGCGCCGCGCGGCCTGCTCGTTGCGCACGTGGCGCTCGTATTCGACAAGGTCCATGCGCCTTCCCGGTCCAACTGGCGAGCCGTTCCCGGTCCTACCCGCCGATGGCCGACATGCGCCTCTCGGCCACGGGCGCACCCTGGCGCCGCGCCTTGAGCAGCTCCACGCCCACGGGCTTGGAGAGAAGCGCGCGGCGCAGGACCCGGGCGAGATGGTCGCGGTCGCCGAGGCGCGAGCGCACCAGGGGGCGC
Protein-coding regions in this window:
- the fdnG gene encoding formate dehydrogenase-N subunit alpha; the encoded protein is MNVCRRDFLKLTGIAAAGAAFGGLGFDLSPTAARAQMLKTRWAKETTSICCYCSVGCGLIVHTATDGTGRSINVEGDPDHPINEGSLCAKGSSIWQFAENQMRVTSPMYRAPYSDKWEPISWDFALYSIAKRIKETRDATFTKTNAKGQTVNRTDAIASVGSAALDNEECWAYQTFLRALGLVYIEHQARIUHSATVAALAESFGRGAMTNHWIDIKNSDTVLMMGSNPAENHPISFKWVMRAKDAGATLIHVDPRYTRTSAKCDLYVPMRSGADIAFLGGMIKYILDKGLWFKEYVADYTNASFVVGEAYDFKDGLFSGFDPKTASYDKKTWAFKLDANGVPLRDPTLQDPRCVFQLLKKHYSRYDLAKVSKITGTPEKDLMSVYETYAATGKADKSGTIMYAMGWTQHTTGVQNIRCMAMIQLLLGNIGVAGGGVNALRGESNVQGSTDHCLLFHIIPGYLKTPLASQATLADYDKANTPVTHDPESANWWGNTPKYIASLLKSMWQGADLDTAYDYLPKLETLSSKEYSWLVMFDKMLKGQFKGFFAWGQNPACSGANSNKTRKALTQLDWMVNVNLFENETGSFWKGPDMDPSKIKTEVFFLPCAASIEKEGSITNSGRWMQWRYRGPKPMGETLPDGEIILRLMDKVREMYAKDGGAFPDPILNLTWNYAGKDGEFDAHLVAKAINGYFLKDVTVGDKTYKAGTLVPSFALLQADGSTSSGNWIYAASYTEAGNMAARRSREQTPMQAKIGLYPGWSWAWPVNRRIIYNRASVDPKGRPFAPEKPVIEWNGTKWVGDVPDGGWAPGTKHPFIMRPNGFGQLFGPGAADGPFPEYYEPLECPVSSQPFSSQLHSPTALQFGSEKKAVCDPRYPFVGTTYRVTEHWQTGVMTRHTPWLLEAEPQMFCEMSEELAKMRGIKNGDKVTVDCERGSLWAIAIVTKRLKPFNVEGTVVHQVGFPWHFGWIFPKNGGDSANILTPSVGDPNTGIPETKAFMVNVTKA
- a CDS encoding transposase, encoding MDLVEYERHVRNEQAARRYLVKRCNGGKDPACPRCGAERVYRLADQRLRCGGCRYTFHEFSRRFLNRGGLSCRDWLRLLKLFELELTANRMVPELRLSYNTVYKAVTTLRLALLAGALDAPQLLHPSSGLDLGIAEGSGRAAEDASRASVNLYPVFGILEKNGWVFIDLLPHVRAENVLHFNLHFSLKLTRMGNIVYTDRYQHYDALMFCGDDGLPLNYVNIRGRSAYVDSLSGNFWSFARTRLRRFNGVTPKRFPLYLKELEFRYNHRNEDIFPLLADRLCALVPECGQA